Proteins encoded in a region of the Photobacterium profundum SS9 genome:
- a CDS encoding C40 family peptidase, translating into MANSPINNEQEMVSYARSFISTKYVWGGSTPKGFDCSGFIHYIYNNYSIKIPRTTSEYPQLFTQSVTLKDAQVGDLIVFTGTNPSVRKPGHAGIISEIKNDSIKFVHSSSSQKHFGVTETNYYKSGYPKRFLTVVRM; encoded by the coding sequence ATGGCTAATAGCCCAATAAATAATGAGCAAGAAATGGTCAGTTATGCACGTAGTTTTATCAGTACAAAATATGTATGGGGCGGGTCTACACCAAAAGGCTTTGATTGCTCGGGCTTTATTCATTATATATATAATAATTACAGCATTAAAATTCCAAGAACGACGTCAGAGTATCCTCAACTATTCACACAATCAGTGACGTTAAAAGATGCTCAAGTCGGCGATTTAATTGTTTTTACAGGAACAAACCCTAGTGTACGAAAACCTGGTCACGCCGGAATCATTTCAGAAATAAAGAATGATTCAATCAAGTTTGTGCATAGTTCATCATCGCAGAAGCACTTCGGTGTAACGGAAACGAATTATTATAAAAGTGGCTATCCCAAACGTTTTTTAACTGTCGTTAGAATGTAA
- a CDS encoding IS4-like element ISPpr4 family transposase, giving the protein MTMTLFEQHQLPCILESRLSKRYQTLIMEHMTVNSSNAPGVESLRHHTQSWASTQATWRFYHNEDVTFPMLSGPMLGLARSGVKESQSRYVLMAHDWCHINFAKHHSKLDKTKMSHALDVGYELQASLLVDANTGAPIAPAGLNLLTSNGIYQCRSQELQPKQSHLDSLFDSIHWQEQLHLDKPLVHVVDREADSAKDLRRLGSVHWLTRTKKGSTFRHEGQFKTAEIISRTISPDLKGVISLRGKEGYLFVGETTVELHRKSEKLASAAPTCRFVMSLVTDDEGKELARWYLLSNVLDVDATEIATWYCHRWNIESWFKLLKSDGHQLEKWQQTTAESILKRLITASVATTLIFKLYSDSSDEANEFKGFLVKLSGRLTKRTKPVTQPSLLAGLWVFLQMCEVLDTYTMDEINAMRQIASSFFAQSV; this is encoded by the coding sequence TTGACGATGACTCTTTTTGAACAACATCAATTACCCTGTATCCTTGAATCAAGATTATCTAAGCGTTATCAGACCCTTATAATGGAACACATGACAGTTAATTCTAGCAATGCACCAGGTGTAGAATCTCTTCGCCACCACACACAATCATGGGCATCGACACAAGCAACATGGCGTTTTTATCATAATGAGGATGTGACTTTTCCTATGCTAAGTGGCCCGATGCTGGGACTTGCTCGTTCTGGTGTGAAAGAAAGTCAAAGTCGATATGTATTAATGGCTCATGATTGGTGCCATATCAATTTCGCTAAACATCATAGTAAGTTAGATAAAACTAAGATGTCACACGCTCTCGATGTTGGCTACGAACTGCAAGCGTCTTTATTGGTAGACGCAAATACTGGCGCACCCATTGCTCCAGCAGGTCTTAACTTACTGACAAGCAACGGTATTTATCAATGCCGAAGCCAAGAGTTACAACCCAAGCAAAGTCACCTAGATTCACTCTTTGACAGCATTCATTGGCAAGAACAATTACATTTAGACAAGCCCCTGGTGCATGTTGTTGATAGAGAAGCAGATTCAGCGAAAGACTTAAGACGTTTAGGCTCAGTTCACTGGCTAACTCGAACTAAAAAAGGCTCAACGTTCCGTCACGAAGGTCAGTTTAAAACGGCTGAAATCATCAGTCGAACAATCTCCCCAGACTTGAAAGGTGTTATTTCTCTTCGAGGTAAAGAGGGCTATTTGTTTGTTGGTGAAACGACTGTTGAGTTACACCGGAAATCAGAAAAGCTCGCGTCAGCGGCGCCCACCTGTCGCTTTGTTATGAGCCTGGTCACGGATGATGAAGGTAAAGAGCTAGCAAGATGGTATCTGCTGTCTAACGTGTTGGATGTTGATGCAACAGAGATTGCAACGTGGTATTGCCATCGCTGGAATATTGAATCTTGGTTTAAGTTATTGAAGTCAGATGGTCATCAGTTAGAAAAATGGCAGCAAACTACTGCGGAGTCAATATTAAAGCGTCTGATCACAGCCAGTGTTGCAACGACGTTGATATTTAAGCTTTATTCGGACAGCTCGGATGAAGCTAATGAATTTAAAGGTTTTTTGGTTAAGCTGAGTGGTCGTTTAACTAAGCGAACAAAGCCTGTCACTCAGCCATCACTGCTTGCGGGACTATGGGTTTTCCTACAAATGTGTGAAGTACTAGATACCTACACCATGGATGAGATAAACGCGATGAGGCAAATAGCCAGTTCGTTTTTTGCTCAATCTGTGTAG
- a CDS encoding extracellular solute-binding protein, producing the protein MLVALILGTLTSQPAFAADITIWYSHQSSRFVEGLVQRFEQETGIQVSLVQFKPSKIKAELLLGAQYGGVPDLALVPSDFLGLYRQMRLEPVLKQWLSTDLSEDALKTAKVDDAYWGVPVIQGNHLMLFYNKKFVEEPVASWQELIKTSQQYRDNNLMPIGWNYTDMYFFMPFLFAFNGQPLDGDMITLDTPEMVEALDYYQQLSIQQVVDNKCNYNCSQQRLIKGEEAYAINGDWAYQDLKDEMGDDLGVALLPTLNSKPMYSMKSTFVFTLPGKLTKNSERENRIAAFLTFVQREDNQKWVYQNYHLLPVHQALFQQVVSQAKGDELVLLQQLQFAKPMSSETNMAIVWAAMEKGYQRFKDGLSAKESARYMQKVADKQSKRLR; encoded by the coding sequence ATGTTAGTAGCCTTAATACTAGGCACTCTTACCTCACAACCCGCTTTTGCGGCAGATATTACTATTTGGTATTCACATCAGTCCTCGCGATTTGTTGAAGGTTTAGTGCAGCGTTTTGAGCAAGAAACTGGCATTCAAGTGTCGCTAGTCCAGTTTAAGCCGAGTAAAATTAAAGCAGAACTTTTGCTCGGGGCTCAATACGGTGGCGTGCCGGATCTCGCTTTAGTACCGTCTGATTTTTTGGGTCTTTATCGACAAATGCGATTAGAGCCAGTTTTGAAACAGTGGTTGAGTACTGACCTTAGCGAAGATGCATTAAAAACGGCTAAAGTCGATGATGCTTATTGGGGGGTGCCTGTTATTCAAGGTAACCACTTAATGTTGTTTTATAATAAAAAGTTTGTCGAAGAACCCGTAGCTAGTTGGCAAGAATTGATAAAAACATCTCAGCAATATCGAGATAATAACCTTATGCCAATTGGCTGGAATTATACTGATATGTACTTTTTCATGCCATTTCTATTCGCTTTTAATGGGCAACCACTAGATGGCGATATGATTACTTTAGATACACCTGAAATGGTTGAAGCACTTGATTACTATCAACAACTCTCTATTCAGCAAGTTGTTGATAACAAATGTAATTATAATTGCTCCCAGCAACGCTTGATTAAAGGTGAAGAAGCTTATGCAATTAATGGTGATTGGGCATATCAAGACTTAAAAGATGAAATGGGTGATGATTTAGGTGTCGCATTGTTGCCAACACTTAACAGCAAACCTATGTATTCAATGAAAAGTACGTTTGTCTTTACCCTTCCTGGTAAATTGACAAAAAACAGTGAGAGGGAAAATAGAATTGCAGCTTTCCTAACATTTGTTCAGCGTGAAGATAATCAAAAGTGGGTCTACCAAAATTATCATTTATTGCCTGTTCATCAAGCTTTGTTTCAACAGGTCGTTTCTCAAGCAAAAGGTGATGAATTAGTGTTATTACAGCAGCTACAATTTGCTAAGCCGATGTCATCGGAAACAAACATGGCTATTGTTTGGGCTGCAATGGAAAAAGGTTATCAGCGGTTTAAAGATGGTTTATCAGCTAAAGAATCAGCACGGTACATGCAGAAGGTCGCAGATAAACAGAGCAAGCGGTTACGATGA
- a CDS encoding diguanylate cyclase domain-containing protein — protein sequence MRMKLRLKYSLASLMIFIAVIPAVIVGGLLLKQQTEIETNYQREKLERLSSTLRQEFNYRFYVLSTSLDVLSRDRLLVQAMDDFFLTSHVRETLEPLVSKVPLVESAYLIDSDWEEVENYNGITSQSNFNEIMRYLDEQYEKKLLENGYQWLFTYVDKNLVLNEDNPSDDGLIVVDPIYSSVLSDGLQRKPVGYLVVVIPTENISKMLKMYLTGDEKVTFLRNEKEILNIKSDGSLGSNGLLTLNQKIKIDSDLISNPLEYEVKISMDKKPEEDKFTHSLQIISIVGICMVIVGIFGAAITYRWVTRPLAALMVMVRSYSRGDYDQRERKLRFSEFYQVGELFHEMATTIEEQLEDLASKNTELKQANNQKEKYNRQLINFNDKLEKKVEEKTEELTLSLEREERRRDILKSLLAFSSKLQQDDIKSVVLAQVSSLYPEAHWALKLSNIDNNQWQSDGIDESVLSKVDAVQNKAEYFFVPEIKLLHCFNLIDSSGQLLGRLVMKNEKLARTDLEIVSLFARQLSSTIEGRILNAELERIAVTDALTELPNRKAFDNDFKNNTERLKRYPERQFGLFIIDVNKLKQVNDEFGHYVGDELLKAVSELLIGACRQTDRVYRLGGDEFAILLEEGSEQACCQLATRLEGVRGHTFTQIETGELLPIHFALGWLSSENIPPEKMFQAADKAMYEDKQAYRSSDQL from the coding sequence ATGAGAATGAAATTACGGCTAAAGTATTCTCTCGCATCATTAATGATATTTATCGCAGTGATACCTGCGGTTATTGTTGGTGGTCTACTACTTAAACAGCAGACTGAAATTGAAACCAATTATCAGCGAGAAAAACTTGAGCGCTTAAGCAGCACATTAAGACAGGAATTTAACTATCGCTTTTATGTTTTATCAACCAGCTTAGATGTACTTTCTAGAGATCGCTTATTAGTTCAAGCGATGGACGACTTTTTTCTCACAAGTCATGTGCGTGAAACATTAGAGCCGTTAGTGAGTAAGGTGCCTTTAGTTGAATCGGCTTATTTGATTGATAGCGATTGGGAAGAGGTTGAGAATTACAACGGAATTACGAGTCAATCTAATTTCAATGAAATAATGCGCTATCTTGATGAACAATATGAAAAAAAGCTTTTAGAAAACGGCTATCAGTGGCTATTTACTTATGTCGATAAAAACCTCGTTTTAAATGAAGATAACCCCTCTGATGATGGGCTTATTGTTGTTGACCCCATTTATTCTTCAGTATTATCTGATGGGCTGCAAAGAAAACCGGTTGGATATTTAGTTGTAGTCATTCCGACTGAAAATATTAGTAAAATGTTGAAAATGTATTTGACTGGCGATGAAAAGGTTACGTTTTTACGTAATGAAAAAGAAATCTTGAATATTAAATCTGATGGGTCTTTGGGGAGTAACGGGTTACTAACGTTAAACCAAAAAATTAAAATTGATAGTGATTTAATTTCGAACCCGCTTGAATACGAGGTTAAGATCTCGATGGATAAAAAACCGGAAGAGGATAAATTTACCCATTCGCTTCAGATTATTTCTATTGTGGGCATCTGTATGGTTATTGTCGGCATATTTGGTGCAGCGATAACCTATCGTTGGGTAACGCGTCCTTTGGCTGCTTTGATGGTAATGGTAAGGTCGTACTCTCGTGGTGATTATGATCAGCGTGAGCGTAAGTTGCGCTTTTCTGAATTCTATCAAGTCGGGGAGTTATTTCATGAAATGGCAACGACGATTGAAGAGCAGCTTGAAGATTTAGCCTCAAAAAATACAGAGCTAAAACAGGCCAATAACCAGAAAGAAAAATATAATCGTCAGCTGATCAACTTTAATGACAAATTAGAAAAAAAGGTAGAGGAGAAAACAGAAGAATTAACGCTATCGCTTGAGCGAGAAGAAAGGCGCCGTGACATATTGAAATCCTTATTAGCGTTTAGCTCGAAGCTGCAACAAGATGATATTAAATCGGTTGTGTTAGCCCAAGTTTCAAGCCTTTACCCTGAAGCTCATTGGGCACTAAAACTGAGTAATATTGATAATAACCAATGGCAATCAGACGGTATTGATGAGTCTGTATTATCTAAAGTGGATGCGGTGCAAAATAAAGCTGAATACTTTTTTGTTCCAGAAATTAAATTATTGCACTGTTTTAATTTGATCGACTCTTCAGGTCAATTACTAGGGCGTCTTGTGATGAAAAATGAGAAGTTAGCAAGAACTGACTTGGAAATTGTTTCATTGTTTGCGCGTCAATTGTCATCGACAATTGAAGGGCGGATACTGAACGCTGAACTTGAACGCATTGCCGTAACCGATGCATTAACAGAGCTACCCAATAGAAAAGCATTTGATAACGATTTTAAAAATAATACTGAGCGATTAAAGCGTTACCCCGAGCGACAATTTGGTTTATTTATTATTGACGTAAATAAGCTTAAACAAGTTAATGATGAATTCGGTCATTATGTGGGGGATGAATTACTAAAAGCGGTCTCAGAATTATTGATAGGTGCTTGTCGTCAAACAGATAGAGTCTACCGTTTAGGTGGTGATGAATTCGCTATTTTGTTAGAAGAAGGTAGCGAGCAAGCTTGTTGTCAGTTGGCAACACGTCTGGAAGGTGTTCGAGGCCATACTTTTACGCAGATAGAAACGGGTGAGCTATTGCCAATTCATTTTGCTTTAGGCTGGCTGAGCAGTGAAAATATTCCCCCTGAAAAGATGTTCCAAGCAGCGGATAAAGCGATGTATGAAGATAAACAAGCCTACCGTAGCAGTGACCAGCTTTAA
- a CDS encoding RNA methyltransferase, whose protein sequence is MSKKSKGYSCIGLFNPKTPENVGSVLRASGCYGVNSVFYTGTRYDLAKQFCTDTKNVINNIPLIGVKELKDIIPVGCTPIAVDLIEGAKPLPEYKHPERAFYIFGPEDGTLKKEITDFCRDTIYVPTKGCMNLAAAVNVILYDRMAKIERGEEFSNH, encoded by the coding sequence ATGAGCAAAAAAAGTAAAGGTTACAGTTGCATAGGTCTGTTTAATCCAAAGACACCAGAAAATGTTGGCTCCGTTTTACGCGCGTCTGGCTGTTATGGTGTTAACTCTGTTTTTTATACTGGCACACGCTATGACCTTGCTAAGCAATTTTGTACCGATACGAAAAATGTCATCAATAATATTCCACTGATTGGTGTTAAAGAGTTAAAAGACATCATTCCTGTTGGTTGTACGCCTATTGCTGTTGATCTGATAGAAGGCGCAAAGCCACTACCAGAATATAAGCATCCTGAGCGTGCATTCTATATTTTTGGACCAGAAGACGGTACGTTAAAAAAAGAGATCACAGATTTTTGTCGCGATACGATTTATGTACCAACCAAAGGTTGCATGAATTTAGCTGCTGCAGTCAATGTTATCCTTTATGATCGCATGGCTAAAATTGAAAGAGGCGAAGAGTTTTCTAACCACTAG
- a CDS encoding PBPRA1643 family SWIM/SEC-C metal-binding motif protein: MSKFFFKGRIEKKPKHTSCGYNTKRAAKPGTEENPISVIVQTEARKLEVEAILEENTLFATIEVNADVEENIVDLNGLLNKPKTTTFDKTPNRNDPCSCGSGKKFKKCCG, from the coding sequence ATGTCTAAATTTTTCTTTAAAGGCCGCATTGAAAAAAAACCTAAGCACACAAGCTGTGGTTACAACACTAAGCGTGCAGCTAAGCCTGGTACAGAAGAGAACCCAATTTCTGTTATCGTACAAACTGAAGCACGAAAACTAGAAGTTGAAGCAATTCTAGAAGAGAACACGTTATTCGCAACAATCGAAGTAAACGCTGACGTTGAAGAAAACATTGTTGATTTAAACGGCTTACTGAATAAGCCTAAAACAACAACCTTCGATAAAACACCTAACCGTAACGATCCTTGTTCATGCGGCAGTGGTAAAAAATTCAAGAAGTGCTGCGGTTAA
- the zwf gene encoding glucose-6-phosphate dehydrogenase, with translation MVQPENNAIVIFGASGDLTHRKLIPAFYHLYANGLLPEDFAILGVSRTEYSDQDFREKLKISLTETEKVNEETLIKFCEHLYYQALNTSEVAEYALLKQRLGDLNDKHHTQGNTIYYLATPPSLYGVIPECLGAHGLNDETHGWKNLIVEKPFGYDLASANELDERIHAHFKEQQIYRIDHYLGKETVQNLLVFRFANGMFEPLWNRNFIEYVEITAAESLGVEERGGYYDGAGAVRDMFQNHLLQVLAMVGMESPAAINADSIRDEVVKVMQSFQPLSDKDLEKNLVLGQYTDSTVRGDHLPGYREEHGVADDSRTETYVGMKMFIQNWRWNGVPFYVRTGKRLPTRVTEVVIHFKKTPHPVFGTNAPENKLIIRIQPDEGILMSFGLKKPGAGFEAEEVSMDFHYGDLEETNMLTAYERLLLDCMKGDATLFARTDAVKACWKFVQPILEYKENPDHLFGYAAGTWGPKEADELLQGDERNWRFPCKNLTNTDYCEL, from the coding sequence ATGGTTCAGCCAGAAAATAACGCGATTGTTATTTTTGGTGCGTCAGGCGATTTGACTCACCGAAAATTGATTCCAGCATTTTATCATCTCTATGCTAATGGGTTATTACCAGAAGATTTTGCAATTTTAGGCGTAAGTCGTACTGAATATAGTGACCAAGATTTTCGTGAAAAACTAAAAATTTCACTCACAGAAACAGAAAAGGTAAACGAAGAAACGCTAATTAAATTTTGTGAGCATTTATATTACCAAGCATTGAATACGTCAGAAGTGGCTGAATATGCGCTGTTAAAACAGCGTTTGGGTGATTTGAATGATAAGCATCATACCCAAGGTAATACTATTTATTACTTGGCAACCCCACCAAGCTTGTATGGTGTTATTCCTGAATGTTTGGGTGCGCATGGCTTAAACGACGAAACGCACGGTTGGAAAAACCTTATTGTTGAAAAGCCATTTGGTTACGATTTAGCATCAGCCAACGAGCTTGATGAACGTATTCATGCGCATTTCAAAGAGCAACAAATTTACCGCATTGACCACTACTTAGGCAAAGAAACAGTACAGAATCTACTTGTATTTCGTTTTGCTAATGGGATGTTTGAACCATTATGGAACCGTAATTTCATCGAATACGTTGAGATCACGGCAGCTGAATCTTTAGGTGTCGAAGAGCGCGGTGGCTATTACGATGGAGCCGGTGCTGTACGTGATATGTTCCAAAATCACTTACTTCAAGTACTTGCTATGGTTGGAATGGAATCGCCAGCAGCAATCAATGCAGATTCTATTCGTGATGAAGTTGTGAAGGTTATGCAAAGCTTTCAGCCTTTGTCAGACAAAGATTTAGAAAAAAATCTTGTGCTAGGGCAATACACCGATTCCACAGTAAGAGGCGATCATCTACCAGGATACCGAGAAGAACATGGCGTAGCAGATGATTCTCGCACAGAAACGTATGTTGGTATGAAGATGTTTATCCAGAACTGGCGTTGGAATGGCGTGCCATTTTACGTTCGTACTGGTAAGCGTTTACCCACTCGCGTGACGGAAGTGGTCATTCACTTTAAGAAAACACCACACCCAGTGTTCGGTACCAATGCACCAGAGAATAAGCTGATCATTCGTATTCAACCCGATGAAGGTATTCTAATGAGTTTCGGTTTGAAAAAGCCAGGGGCTGGCTTTGAAGCTGAAGAAGTTTCTATGGATTTCCATTACGGCGATTTAGAAGAAACGAATATGCTTACCGCTTACGAGCGATTATTGCTTGACTGTATGAAGGGTGATGCCACGTTGTTTGCCCGAACTGATGCGGTAAAAGCGTGCTGGAAATTCGTACAACCCATTCTTGAATATAAAGAAAATCCTGACCATTTATTTGGTTATGCGGCAGGTACTTGGGGACCAAAAGAAGCGGATGAGTTATTACAAGGCGACGAACGTAATTGGCGCTTTCCGTGTAAAAACCTGACTAATACTGACTATTGTGAGTTATAG
- the pgl gene encoding 6-phosphogluconolactonase produces the protein MMNYRVFETSDHVVQSLAETMLAFSQEGRPVHISLSGGSTPKLLFKTLAQSPFSEQIVWKNLHFWWGDERCVEPTDTESNFGEANELLFKHIALPNANIHRIRGEDEPEQESGRLAAEMDAVIPHKNGLPAFDWILLGMGTDGHTASLFPNQTNFNDPALTMIAAHPESGQLRISKTACLLENADRITYLVLGASKADVIKEINDQPAEALPYPAAKIKAVHGQTEWFLDSDAAKALV, from the coding sequence ATGATGAATTACCGCGTATTTGAAACCTCCGATCACGTTGTGCAATCGTTAGCAGAAACAATGTTGGCATTTAGCCAAGAAGGACGACCAGTCCATATTTCTCTATCTGGTGGTAGTACGCCGAAGTTATTATTCAAGACACTAGCGCAATCCCCATTTTCTGAACAGATTGTATGGAAGAACCTGCATTTTTGGTGGGGAGATGAGCGTTGTGTTGAACCGACAGATACCGAAAGTAACTTTGGTGAAGCAAACGAACTGTTGTTTAAACATATAGCATTGCCAAACGCTAATATTCATCGCATTCGTGGTGAAGATGAACCAGAGCAAGAATCTGGGCGTTTAGCCGCTGAAATGGATGCTGTTATTCCGCATAAAAACGGTTTACCTGCGTTTGATTGGATTTTGCTAGGAATGGGAACCGATGGGCATACCGCGTCATTATTCCCAAACCAAACGAACTTCAATGATCCAGCACTGACAATGATTGCAGCACATCCTGAAAGTGGTCAGTTACGTATTTCAAAAACGGCATGTTTACTTGAAAATGCCGATCGCATTACGTATTTAGTATTGGGTGCCAGTAAAGCTGATGTAATCAAAGAAATTAATGATCAACCAGCAGAAGCATTGCCATACCCAGCAGCAAAAATTAAGGCCGTACACGGTCAAACAGAATGGTTTTTAGATTCAGACGCAGCCAAAGCGCTAGTGTAA
- the gnd gene encoding decarboxylating NADP(+)-dependent phosphogluconate dehydrogenase encodes MKGDIGVIGLAVMGQNLILNMNDHGFKVVAFNRTVAKVDEFLAGPAKDTNIIGATSLEDLVANLEAPRKVMLMVRAGDVVDHFIDSLVPLLDKGDIIIDGGNSNYPDTNRRVADLEAKGIYFVGTGVSGGEEGARFGPSIMPGGSPEAWPHVKPIFQVISAKTDQGEACCDWVGKDGSGHFVKMVHNGIEYGDMQLISEAYHFMKEGLGLSYDEMQAIFKEWNDTELNSYLVEITADILGYRDEDGEPLLEKILDTAGQKGTGKWTGINALDLGIPLTLITESVFARCLSAIKDQRVEAEALFGKTIQPIDGDKKEWVDALRQALLASKIISYAQGFMLIREASEENNWSLNYGNVALMWRGGCIIRSAFLGNIRDAYEATPDIKFLGTDPYFKDILVDSLPAWRKVAAKAMEVGLPMPTMTSALTFLDGYTTGRLPANMIQAQRDYFGAHTYERLDQPRGQFFHTNWTGTGGDTASTTYDV; translated from the coding sequence ATGAAAGGTGATATTGGTGTAATCGGTTTGGCTGTAATGGGTCAGAATCTGATTTTGAACATGAACGATCACGGTTTTAAAGTCGTAGCGTTTAATCGAACCGTCGCTAAAGTGGATGAATTTTTAGCGGGCCCTGCGAAAGACACGAACATTATTGGCGCAACGTCTTTAGAAGACCTTGTAGCAAACTTAGAAGCACCCCGTAAAGTGATGCTGATGGTACGTGCTGGTGATGTGGTTGATCATTTCATTGATAGCCTTGTGCCATTGTTAGATAAAGGTGACATCATTATTGATGGTGGTAATTCTAATTACCCAGACACTAACCGTCGCGTTGCGGATTTAGAAGCAAAAGGCATTTACTTCGTCGGTACGGGTGTATCGGGGGGTGAAGAAGGTGCACGATTTGGGCCTTCTATTATGCCGGGCGGCTCTCCTGAAGCTTGGCCACATGTTAAGCCTATTTTTCAAGTAATCTCTGCAAAAACCGATCAAGGTGAAGCGTGTTGTGATTGGGTAGGTAAAGATGGTTCGGGTCATTTTGTTAAAATGGTTCACAACGGCATCGAATACGGTGATATGCAGCTGATCAGTGAAGCATACCATTTCATGAAAGAAGGCTTAGGGCTATCTTATGATGAGATGCAAGCAATCTTTAAAGAATGGAATGACACTGAACTCAATAGTTACTTAGTTGAAATTACAGCAGATATATTAGGCTACCGCGATGAAGATGGCGAGCCGCTGCTAGAGAAAATTCTTGATACGGCAGGTCAAAAGGGTACTGGTAAATGGACGGGGATTAATGCACTTGACCTTGGTATTCCGCTAACGCTGATTACTGAATCTGTGTTCGCGCGTTGTTTGTCTGCAATTAAAGATCAGCGTGTTGAAGCTGAAGCGTTATTTGGCAAAACCATTCAACCGATTGATGGCGATAAGAAAGAGTGGGTTGATGCACTGCGTCAGGCGCTGCTTGCTTCAAAAATCATTTCTTACGCACAAGGCTTTATGTTGATTCGTGAAGCGTCAGAAGAAAATAATTGGTCACTGAACTACGGTAACGTAGCACTCATGTGGCGTGGCGGTTGTATTATTCGAAGTGCTTTCTTGGGCAACATTCGTGATGCATACGAAGCCACACCTGATATTAAGTTCTTGGGTACTGACCCATACTTTAAAGATATCTTGGTCGATAGCTTACCGGCATGGCGTAAAGTGGCAGCGAAAGCAATGGAAGTGGGTTTGCCTATGCCAACAATGACATCAGCATTAACGTTCCTTGATGGTTACACAACAGGCCGTCTACCTGCCAACATGATTCAAGCACAACGAGACTACTTCGGTGCGCACACGTATGAGCGCTTAGATCAACCCCGTGGCCAGTTCTTCCATACGAACTGGACAGGTACAGGCGGTGATACTGCATCTACCACGTACGATGTGTAA